The segment GTCCAGTGCGCGGGCGGCCCGTCGGCATCGACCTCGCAGACGGTGCCGTGGATGGCGATCTCGGTGGCGCCGCCGAGCCCGGCGAAGCGTGCTCCTGGAGCGAGGGCACGGAGTCGGCCGGGCAGATCGGCGCCCACCCAGTCGCCGCCGAGGAGGACGGCGCGGAGTGAGTCGCCGAGTCCCCCGCTGCCGGTCTCCGCGATGGTCAGCAGCATGTCGAGAGCGCTGGGCACGCAGGTCAGGACGCTGGCGCGGTGCTCGACGAGAAGGTCGCGCCAGGCGGCTGGATCCTTGGCGTCGTCGGCGCCGACGGCGATCACCGCGCCGCCCGCGCTATAGAGGCCGAAGAGGTCGTACACCGAGATGTCGAACTCGAGGGCGGCGACGGTCAGGGAGCGGTCGTCGGGACCGATGCCGAAGCGGGCGTTGACGTCGTCGATGGTGTTCATCGCGGCGCGGTGCGGCACCTCGACGCCCTTCGGCGTTCCGGTGGATCCGGAGGTGAACAGCACGTACGCCACCGCTTCCGGGTCGGGCAGGTGCGGCCCCGACAGCGGCTGCGCGGCCAGCGCATCCGACAGTTCCAGGATCGGGACACCGACGGTGTCCGGCGCGACGACGCCGTCGGCCAGGAGTGCTGCGCAGTCACCGGTCGTCAAGATCGCGGAGCGACGGGCGGCCGGCTGGTCGGCGGACACCGGCACCCACACGGCACCGGCGGCGTAGACGCCGAGGGTCGCGATCACCTGGCGGTACCCCTTGCCGACCTGGATGCCGACGGCGTCGCCGGGCGCGACTCCCGCGAAGCGGATCGCGGAGGCGACAGCGAGCGCCTGCCGAGCCAGTTCGCCGTAGGTCAGGCTGCCGTCGCGCCAGATCAGCGCGGTCCGGTCGGGGTCCTCGGCGGCGACGGCGAAGAAGCCCTCGTGGAGGATGCGGCCGCTGGCGGGCACGTCGGTGCTGTTGACGGCGCGGCGCACGGCGCGCTGGTCGGCGGGCAGCTGCGGCAGCGCCTCGGCGAGCCATCCGGCGGGCGATTCGGGATCCGCGAGACGGTCCAGGGTGGCGGTGAAGTGCGCGAACATCGCCTCGACCACGTCGTCGGGGAACTGGTCGATCCGGACGTCCCAGTTGGTCAGCAGACCGCCCGCGACCTCGGTGACCTGGGCGTCGAGCAGCACTTGCGGCCCTTGACTGATGATGTGCGCCGGCTGCCCGAGGCGGTCGTAGACGCCGTCGGCGAACAGTTCGCCGAGGCCGAGGGCGCTGGTGAAGACGACGGAAGCGAGGACCGTCTCACCACGTTCACGGCCGAGGTCGCGCAGGACGTCGAGCGCACCGTACGCACTGTGCGAGGCTGCCTCGTGCATGCGTCGCGACAGGTCGCGGGCCAGATCGAGGACCGACCCCTTGCCGGGTTCGGTGAGGACGCGGAGGTCCACGTCGACGAGGATCGACGAACTGAAGTCGCCGGACACCGCGTCGATGTCGGCGTGGGTCGGGACCCGTTGGAACAGCGGAACGTTGAGCAGGAAGGTGGGGCTCGACGACCATGCGCCGACGCTGGCCGCGTACACGGCGGCGACGACCGCGGCCGACGTGACGCCGTGGGCGCGGGCCGCGGTCAGCAGTCCGTCGCGGGCCTCGGGGCTCAGCCAGTGGTTCATGCGGGTGACCCGCGGGACGTCGCTGCGCGACTGACCGGCGGGCCGCGTCGGGAGGACGGGGCCGCCGGGCAGGTCGGCGAGGCGGTCGGTCCACCACCGCTGGTCGGCGACGCGCGCCGGATCCGGGTGCTGCGCACGGTGGCGCAGGTAGTCGCGGTAGTCGACGGCGAGCGCGGGAAGGTCGGCGCCGTCGTAGAGGGCGACGAGGTCGCGCAGCAGGGTGCGGTAACTCATGGCGTCGGCGGCCAGCATGTCGATGTCGAAGTGCAGGCGGTGCCGCCCCGCGGGGAGGAGCGTGAGGGTGAGGTCGAAGACCTGCCCCGTCGCGACGTCGAGGAGCTGGTGGCTCTTCGCCTCGCGACGCGCGGTCAGGGTCGCGTCGATCTCGGCGGAGTCCGCGGCGCGCAGGTCGTCGACGGTCAATGCCGGGCGTGGCAGTCGCGGCAAGATGCGCTGACGGCCGTCAGGGGTGAACTGCGCGCGCAGCATCCCGTGCCGTGCGACGAGAGCTTCGGCTGCGGCGGTGAGGCGCGCAGCGTCCAGGCCCTCGCCGTCGAACTCCACGTAGAGATGGGCGGCCACGTTCCCGAGGTCGGCGGCTCCGGTGCGGCCGACCCAGTACGCGTGCTGCATCGGCGCGAGGGGGAAGTCGTCTCCGGCCCAATCGGATTCGTCGAAGACGGCGTCGACCTCCGGTGCGGAATCGACAGCGGGAGCGAGCAGCGACGCCCAGTCCGCGATGGTCGGCGAGGCGGCCAGGTCGGCGAAGTTCACGTCGAACCCGGCCTTGCGCCATCCACCGGCCAACCGCATCATCCGGATGGAGTCGAGGCCCAGACCGATGAGGTCGTCGGCGTCGGCGATCGTCTCGGGGCCGACACCGAGGAGGGTCGCGACGTCGTCCCGGATGGCGTCCAGGACCGGCGCGCTCACTGGGCGGCTCGCACGACGAAGGGCGCGACGCTGCCGAGCTTCTCGCAGGTCTCCTCGAACTCGCGGTCCGGGCGCGACTGTCCGACGATCCCCGCGCCGGCCCGCAGCCAGGCGCGGCCGCCTTCGGCGAAGATCGAGCGCAGCGCCAGCGTCGCCTCGAGCTCACCGCTCGAGTCGGCGACCAGGACGGCACCGGAGTACAGCTCCCGACGGTCAGGTTCCAGACGATAGATCGCTTCGAGCGCAGGGGCTTTCGGGATTCCCGAGGCGGTGATGGACGGGAACAGCACGCCGAGGGCGCGCCACGGTCCGGCGTCCGGGTCCAGTCGGCCGGAGACGGTGGAGGCCAGGTGCTGGACGCTCCCCCGCTCCCGGACCTCCATGAACTCGTCGACGGCGGTGGTGCCCGGCAACGCGACGGATTCGATCTCGCTGAAGCAGGCGCGCACAGACATGGCGTGCTCGGCGATCTCCTTCTCGTCGGCGAGGAGCTCTGCCTTGGCGGCGGCGTCGGCGGCCGCGCCGCGACCGAACGCGCGGGTCCCGGCGAGGGGTTCGGTGACGACGGTGCCGAGGCCGTCGGCGGCGACGACGAGTTCGGGGCTGAATCCCGCGGCTTCGAGGCCCCCGAGCTGCAGCAGGTACGACCGCGCGGGGCTGTTGCCCCGGCGGCCGCGAACGTACGTGGCGGGGATGTCGACGTCGAAGCCGATCTCGACGCGGCGGGACAGGATCACCTTCTGGTAGCGGCCGTCGTTGATCTCGCCGACCGCGGTGGCGACGCGGCCGCGGTAGTCGTCGAGGTCGTCGGAGACGTCGATGGTCTCCTCGGCTCCGGCGCTCACCGGGGTGTCGGCGAGGACCCGGAGGCGGTCGAGGGTCGCCTCGTCCGCGCCGGGCGCGGAGATGCCGTCGACGTCGACGAAGGCCTCCAGTCCGGGAACGATGAGGTGCGCGAGGACGACGTCGTCCACGACGTGGTCCATGAGGCCGTGGTGGGGTGCGCAGTAGTCGAATCCCACCCAGCCGTACAGGCGCCAGTGCGGCAGGCCGAGCCCGTCGAGCGCCTCGCTCAGGGCGGCGGCGGGCTCCCCCGTCCACGGGATCTCCCGCTGAACGCTTTTGCCGTCGAGTGCACCGTCGACGATCACGCGGCTCTTGGTCAGGATGATCCGGGCCTGCGCTCGTGCGGCGAACATCCATCGGCCGTCGCGCTCGTAGACCACGTGCTCACCGAACTCGCCGGACGCCGCCCAGGCTCCGCAGACCGATGCCGCGCGGGCGGCGAGCTCGTCATTCGAGGGCGTGCCTGCGCTGATCGATTCCGTGCCGATCGTTTCTGGGCTGATCGATCCGGGAGTCCCCGGAGAAGCAGGTGCCACAACCATTGTTCAGTCCCATCGCTCACTTCATACTTATTAGGTGAGGCTAATCTACATTAGCTTGATTTCAATAGGTTAGGCTGCCCTGGTTAACAGGTTAGGAGTGAGCATGCCATCGTCCACCCGCGCTCTCGCGACCGGGTTCGTCCCCCACCGCTCGGACCTTGCTGAGCAGTACCGTTCCGCCCGCCTCTTCGACGACCGCCCGCTGTGGACGACGCTTGCGGACCGCGCGGACTCGGACGCACGGGCGGTGTCCGACGACGACGGCCGATCGCTCACCTACCGGGAGTTCGCTGCGGCAGCGGATCGTCGTGCGGCCGGCTTCGCCGCCACCGGGCTGGAATCGGGTGACCGCGTCGTCCTTCAGCTGCACAACTCCGTCGAGTTCGCCGTCACGTTCTTCGGCCTGCTCCGCGCGGGACTGGTTCCGGTGATGACGCTGCCCGCCCACCGGATCTCCGAGATCGCACACCTCGCCGCCGGCTCCGGCGCCCGCGCCTATGTCTGCGACGACGCCCGCGGCGGCTTCGACTTCCGCGATCTCGCCGCCGAGTTGCGCAGCCGCGTTCCCGACATCGAGCACGTCTTCGTGAACGGCGAGCCGGGCGCGTTCGCTCCGCTCCCCGCCGCCGACGTCGCGTGGACCCCACCGACCGTCGACCCGGATCTGCCCGCCATCTTCCTGGTCTCCGGCGGCACCACCGGACTGCCGAAGCTGATCGCGCGGACGCA is part of the Gordonia phthalatica genome and harbors:
- a CDS encoding non-ribosomal peptide synthetase yields the protein MSAPVLDAIRDDVATLLGVGPETIADADDLIGLGLDSIRMMRLAGGWRKAGFDVNFADLAASPTIADWASLLAPAVDSAPEVDAVFDESDWAGDDFPLAPMQHAYWVGRTGAADLGNVAAHLYVEFDGEGLDAARLTAAAEALVARHGMLRAQFTPDGRQRILPRLPRPALTVDDLRAADSAEIDATLTARREAKSHQLLDVATGQVFDLTLTLLPAGRHRLHFDIDMLAADAMSYRTLLRDLVALYDGADLPALAVDYRDYLRHRAQHPDPARVADQRWWTDRLADLPGGPVLPTRPAGQSRSDVPRVTRMNHWLSPEARDGLLTAARAHGVTSAAVVAAVYAASVGAWSSSPTFLLNVPLFQRVPTHADIDAVSGDFSSSILVDVDLRVLTEPGKGSVLDLARDLSRRMHEAASHSAYGALDVLRDLGRERGETVLASVVFTSALGLGELFADGVYDRLGQPAHIISQGPQVLLDAQVTEVAGGLLTNWDVRIDQFPDDVVEAMFAHFTATLDRLADPESPAGWLAEALPQLPADQRAVRRAVNSTDVPASGRILHEGFFAVAAEDPDRTALIWRDGSLTYGELARQALAVASAIRFAGVAPGDAVGIQVGKGYRQVIATLGVYAAGAVWVPVSADQPAARRSAILTTGDCAALLADGVVAPDTVGVPILELSDALAAQPLSGPHLPDPEAVAYVLFTSGSTGTPKGVEVPHRAAMNTIDDVNARFGIGPDDRSLTVAALEFDISVYDLFGLYSAGGAVIAVGADDAKDPAAWRDLLVEHRASVLTCVPSALDMLLTIAETGSGGLGDSLRAVLLGGDWVGADLPGRLRALAPGARFAGLGGATEIAIHGTVCEVDADGPPAHWTSVPFGTPLNNVACRVVSELGTDCPDWVTGELWVGGDGVAHGYRNEPQRTAERFVDFEGRRWYRTGDLARYWPDGTVEFLGRADNQVKIRGFRVELGEIEGALRTLPGVRHAVAVLVTGGGPATLAAVVAPQPGKRLSADDLRSGLERLLPSYMVPAVIDVRDGLPLTGNGKFDRAAIAASLAGTGTHDRPVREPEDRLQRALLDIVAGVLGSDRPLGIDDDFFASGGDSVLATTVIARIRDLLDAPQAGVADIFAARTVADLAQRLDDADERPGRLEQIADLYLEIAAMDDEELIAQ
- a CDS encoding salicylate synthase, which codes for MVVAPASPGTPGSISPETIGTESISAGTPSNDELAARAASVCGAWAASGEFGEHVVYERDGRWMFAARAQARIILTKSRVIVDGALDGKSVQREIPWTGEPAAALSEALDGLGLPHWRLYGWVGFDYCAPHHGLMDHVVDDVVLAHLIVPGLEAFVDVDGISAPGADEATLDRLRVLADTPVSAGAEETIDVSDDLDDYRGRVATAVGEINDGRYQKVILSRRVEIGFDVDIPATYVRGRRGNSPARSYLLQLGGLEAAGFSPELVVAADGLGTVVTEPLAGTRAFGRGAAADAAAKAELLADEKEIAEHAMSVRACFSEIESVALPGTTAVDEFMEVRERGSVQHLASTVSGRLDPDAGPWRALGVLFPSITASGIPKAPALEAIYRLEPDRRELYSGAVLVADSSGELEATLALRSIFAEGGRAWLRAGAGIVGQSRPDREFEETCEKLGSVAPFVVRAAQ